A stretch of the Gossypium hirsutum isolate 1008001.06 chromosome D07, Gossypium_hirsutum_v2.1, whole genome shotgun sequence genome encodes the following:
- the LOC107955383 gene encoding uncharacterized protein isoform X1 yields the protein MDDYYRRSHVPAFGSWDWNNDLPFTQCFETVRQTGLLRYSYAEDRDLYVAGDLYENDVVTPAMIVVPRKKKKVGESHVKEGKKQRWEASEEKAAAATSPIVMAKPTPKPVDEDLYKISPDLLYPKPKKLWLMQKKGLGLLSSCLVPSCLS from the exons ATGGAT GATTATTACAGGAGGAGCCATGTTCCAGCTTTTGGTAGCTGGGATTGGAACAATGACCTTCCGTTTACTCAGTGTTTTGAAACGGTTAGGCAAACTGGATTGCTTCGTTACAGCTACGCCGAGGATCGTGATTTATATGTTGCCGGCGATCTCTATGAGAACGATGTTGTTACCCCTGCCATGATTGTTGTTCCTCGTAAAAAG AAAAAAGTAGGAGAGTCGCATGTTAAAGAAGGCAAAAAGCAAAGGTGGGAGGCGAGCGAGGAGAAAGCAGCAGCAGCAACAAGCCCCATTGTTATGGCCAAGCCAACTCCAAAACCCGTTGATGAAGACCTTTACAAAATCTCCCCTGACCTCCTTTACCCAAAACCCAAAAAG ttgtggcttatgcagAAAAAAGGGTTGGGGTTACTTTCAAGCTGCTTGGTTCCAAGTTGTTTATCGTGA
- the LOC107955383 gene encoding uncharacterized protein isoform X2: MDDYYRRSHVPAFGSWDWNNDLPFTQCFETVRQTGLLRYSYAEDRDLYVAGDLYENDVVTPAMIVVPRKKKKVGESHVKEGKKQRWEASEEKAAAATSPIVMAKPTPKPVDEDLYKISPDLLYPKPKKKKGLGLLSSCLVPSCLS, translated from the exons ATGGAT GATTATTACAGGAGGAGCCATGTTCCAGCTTTTGGTAGCTGGGATTGGAACAATGACCTTCCGTTTACTCAGTGTTTTGAAACGGTTAGGCAAACTGGATTGCTTCGTTACAGCTACGCCGAGGATCGTGATTTATATGTTGCCGGCGATCTCTATGAGAACGATGTTGTTACCCCTGCCATGATTGTTGTTCCTCGTAAAAAG AAAAAAGTAGGAGAGTCGCATGTTAAAGAAGGCAAAAAGCAAAGGTGGGAGGCGAGCGAGGAGAAAGCAGCAGCAGCAACAAGCCCCATTGTTATGGCCAAGCCAACTCCAAAACCCGTTGATGAAGACCTTTACAAAATCTCCCCTGACCTCCTTTACCCAAAACCCAAAAAG AAAAAAGGGTTGGGGTTACTTTCAAGCTGCTTGGTTCCAAGTTGTTTATCGTGA
- the LOC107956869 gene encoding uncharacterized protein, which yields MANIKLSYLPLLLFTFFLVAQGSRTQLILPFQQGTYQSPPLHMQATQGSNEAKMDRNSRRLMIGSTAPTCTFNECRGCKYKCRAEQVPVEGNDPINSAYHYKCVCHRT from the exons ATGGCCAACATTAAACTGAGCTACTTACCTTTGCTACTCTTCACCTTCTTCCTTGTAGCACAAG GATCTAGAACTCAACTAATACTTCCATTCCAACAAGGGACCTATCAATCTCCTCCATTGCATATGCAA GCAACACAAGGCAGCAATGAAGCAAAAATGGATAGGAATTCAAGGAGATTGATGATTGGATCCACAGCCCCTACTTGCACTTTTAACGAATGTAGAGGATGCAAATACAAATGCAGAGCTGAGCAAGTTCCAGTTGAAGGAAACGACCCAATCAATAGTGCTTACCACTACAAATGTGTTTGCCATAGGACATGA
- the LOC121219548 gene encoding asparagine--tRNA ligase, cytoplasmic 2-like, producing the protein LCRQLFPLFLFHYVPKKTCQSTQYAPYIICYALQVSSITRIRSTLDFATHTFFQKYGFLHVQVPIITATDTGGFSEKFQVTTLLGKTSKEEKPVGVSDADVVSLETVKAAIKEKSGVVKQLKRSDSNRESLIVAVQDLQKTNELARQIEAREKSKPVTAVKLDLLNFNDDFFGRPSYLTVSGHFHLESYASDIGNVYSFGPRFQADKTVSSKHVAEMWTVEVEMAFSQLGDAMKCAEDYFKFLCKWILDNCPEDMKFVSKRIDKTITLRLEYMTTSSYDKISYREAVEILRKVPDKAFETQLQWGVPLTAEHLSYLADDHYQRPVIIYDYPKAVKPFYVCLNEDGKTVAAFELVVPKIGTVITGSQNEESFNVLNTRITEFDLSIDQYEWYLDLRRHGTVKHSGFSLRFDLMVLLTTGLIDVRDVIPFPRSHGKANS; encoded by the exons CTTTGCCGCCAACTCTTTCCCTTATTCCTCTTTCATTACGTACCCAAGAAAACATGTCAATCAACCCAATATGCTCCTTATATCATATGCTATGCATTGCAGGTGTCATCTATTACACGAATTCGAAGTACCCTAGATTTTGCAACCCACACATTCTTCCAGAAATATGGTTTCCTACATGTGCAAGTGCCAATCATCACAGCTACAGACACTGGAGGGTTTAGTGAAAAGTTTCAGGTTACAACTCTTTTGGGAAAAACAAGCAAGGAAGAGAAGCCGGTCGGTGTTAGTGATGCTGATGTTGTTAGCCTTGAAACTGTTAAGGCAGCTATTAAGGAGAAATCAGGGGTAGTTAAACAACTCAAGAGAAGTGACAGCAATAGAGAGTCACTTATTGTAGCAGTTCAGGATCTGCAGAAAACAAATGAATTAGCACGACAGATCGAAGCAAGAGAAAAATCCAAACCAGTAACTGCAGTGAAGCTTGACTTACTGAACTTCAATGATGATTTCTTTGGTCGCCCTAGTTATTTAACTGTCTCTGGTCACTTTCATTTGGAGAGCTATGCATCTGATATTGGAAATGTCTACTCATTCGGACCCAGATTTCAAGCTGATAAAACAGTGTCCTCCAAACATGTGGCTGAAATGTGGACTGTTGAGGTAGAAATGGCTTTCTCACAGTTAGGG GACGCTATGAAATGTGCAGAGGACTATTTCAAATTTCTCTGCAAATGGATATTGGATAACTGTCCAGAAGACATGAAGTTTGTCTCAAAAAGAATTGACAAAACTATTACTCTTCGTCTTGAATACATGACGACAAGTTCTTATGACAAGATTTCCTATAGAGAGGCAGTAGAAATTTTGAGAAAG GTCCCAGATAAGGCTTTTGAAACACAACTACAGTGGGGCGTCCCTTTGACAGCCGAACATCTAAG CTACTTGGCCGATGATCACTATCAGAGGCCTGTAATTATTTATGATTATCCAAAAGCAGTTAAGCCATTTTATGTATGCTTGAATGAAGATGGAAAAACAGTTGCGGCCTTTGAGCTGGTTGTACCCAAG ATTGGAACAGTGATAACAGGGAGCCAAAATGAAGAGAGCTTTAACGTGCTAAATACAAG GATCACGGAATTTGACTTGTCAATAGATCAATATGAATGGTACCTAGATCTTCGCCGGCATGGAACCGTCAAGCACTCTGGATTTAGCCTACGGTTTGACCTGATGGTTCTCCTTACCACCGGCCTCATTGATGTCAGAGATGTAATTCCTTTTCCTAGAAGTCACGGCAAAGCCAACAGCTAA
- the LOC107954967 gene encoding cysteine-rich repeat secretory protein 55, producing MSASCFPTYSAFPIPRAIYKKAEHQKVASSLQGKKIIMNLLYMLLVSLFVSSCRADPLGNFCNENTNISSSSQISLNIDRLLAELVSKTPLTGYVVSSSGKDPDKVYGLAQCRGDVSNKDCSSCIQDAAKEVRQRCSNQADARIWYDYCFLRYSNDNFVGKVDTSFGIFYYNVENVTDPQSFNKELGALMDRIRSEAVMPKNEGLGKGKTKLSQFLTLYALVQCTRDLSQIDCAQCLAIAVGNFPNFCDSKKGCRVLYSSCYVRYELYPFFFPLDSNNGTSFGKTVKIVHH from the coding sequence ATGTCTGCCTCTTGTTTTCCCACATACTCAGCCTTTCCAATCCCAAGGGCCATTTATAAGAAAGCTGAACACCAAAAGGTAGCATCCAGTTTGCaaggaaaaaaaatcatcatGAATTTGTTATATATGCTTCTTGTTTCATTGTTTGTAAGTAGTTGCAGGGCTGATCCTTTGGGGAACTTTTGCAATGAAAACACCAACATAAGTAGCAGTAGCCAAATATCTTTAAACATTGATCGATTGTTGGCTGAACTAGTCTCTAAAACTCCCTTAACTGGTTATGTTGTGAGTTCCTCAGGTAAAGACCCTGATAAAGTCTACGGTCTTGCTCAATGCAGAGGGGATGTTAGTAATAAAGATTGTTCAAGTTGCATACAAGACGCTGCGAAGGAAGTACGCCAACGCTGTTCGAATCAAGCTGATGCAAGGATTTGGTACGACTATTGCTTTCTACGGTACAGCAATGATAATTTTGTTGGAAAAGTTGACACCTCGTTtggtatattttactataatgTTGAAAATGTTACGGACCCTCAAAGTTTCAACAAAGAACTTGGAGCTCTGATGGACAGAATTAGATCAGAAGCTGTCATGCCAAAGAATGAAGGGCTTGGAAAAGGTAAGACCAAACTGTCACAATTTTTGACCCTATATGCATTGGTGCAATGTACAAGGGACTTATCTCAGATAGATTGTGCTCAATGCCTTGCAATTGCTGTTGGAAATTTCCCAAACTTTTGTGACAGCAAGAAGGGCTGTCGGGTCCTATACAGTAGTTGTTATGTCCGGTACGAGCTTTACCCCTTTTTCTTCCCACTTGATTCCAACAATGGCACCTCATTTGGCAAAACAGTGAAGATAGTTCATCACTAG
- the LOC107954968 gene encoding ras-related protein RABA5e, whose amino-acid sequence MGAHEEEAGGEEYLFKIVLIGDSAVGKSNLLSRFARNEFDNNSKATIGVEFQTQCVEIDGKEVKAQIWDTAGQERFRAVTSAYYRGAVGALIVYDITRRSSFDSIKRWLDELTTHCDTTLTRMLVGNKCDLENIRDVSVEEGKSLAEEEGLFFLETSALESTNVQTAFEIVIREIYNNVSRKALNSDSYKGELSGNKVTLVKDGANASKTGFSCCAR is encoded by the exons ATGGGTGCCCACGAAGAAGAAGCCGGAGGTGAAGAGTACTTGTTTAAGATCGTGCTGATCGGTGACTCAGCTGTGGGAAAATCGAACCTTTTGTCACGTTTTGCTAGGAACGAGTTCGACAATAACTCAAAGGCAACTATTGGAGTAGAGTTCCAAACCCAATGCGTGGAAATTGATGGGAAAGAAGTTAAAGCACAGATCTGGGACACCGCTGGTCAAGAAAGGTTTCGAGCTGTTACTTCTGCTTACTATAGAGGAGCTGTTGGTGCTCTTATTGTTTATGATATTACTAGGAGGAGTAGCTTTGACAGCATTAAACGTTGGCTTGATGAACTTACCA CTCATTGTGATACTACATTGACAAGAATGCTGGTGGGGAACAAATGTGATTTGGAGAACATAAGAGATGTAAGTGTGGAGGAAGGCAAAAGCCTCGCAGAGGAAGAAGGCTTGTTCTTCCTGGAGACGTCTGCCCTCGAATCTACTAACGTTCAGACTGCTTTCGAGATCGTTATCCGGGAAATCTACAACAATGTAAGCCGAAAAGCCCTAAACTCTGATTCATATAAAGGCGAGTTGTCTGGGAATAAAGTCACCCTGGTCAAGGATGGGGCAAATGCTTCCAAGACGGGTTTCTCCTGCTGTGCCAGATGA